The Sesamum indicum cultivar Zhongzhi No. 13 linkage group LG2, S_indicum_v1.0, whole genome shotgun sequence genome contains a region encoding:
- the LOC105156190 gene encoding adagio protein 3 isoform X1, whose amino-acid sequence MGMEESDEEPPQLLLRKRLKCGDADDMEEDSEEEVAPQVADRFFYSPAAVPTSIVVSDAMELDFPIIYVNTVFELSTGFRADEVLGRNCRFLQFRDPRAKRRHPLVDPVVVSEIRRCLEEGVEFQGELLNFRKDGTPLVNRLRLMPIHSDDGMVTHVIGIQIFSEAKLDLNNVSYPVFKETCQQQSDLSVESFRVGGHLQRIQRLEVCGLLQLSDEVIAQNILSRLTPRDVASIGSVCRRIRQLTKNEHVRKMVCQNAWGRDVTGALELMTKKLGWGRLARELTTLEAICWKKLTVGGAVEPSRCNFSACAAGNRLVLFGGEGVNMQPMDDTFVLNLDAANPEWRRVSVKSSPPGRWGHTLSCLNGSWLVVFGGCGRQGLLNDVFVLDLDAKQPTWKEVSGGTPPLPRSWHSSCTLEGSKLVVSGGCTDAGVLLSDTFLLDLNMEKPTWKEIPTSWTPPSRLGHSLSVYGRTKILMFGGLAKTGHLQLRSGEAYTIDLENEKPQWRQLECGALTGVGSQNAVVPPPRLDHVAVTMPCGRIIVFGGSIAGLHSPSQLFLLDPSEDKPSWRTLNVPGQPPKFAWGHSTCIVGGTRVLVLGGHTGEEWILNELHELCIASRQDSDS is encoded by the exons ATGGGAATGGAAGAAAGCGATGAAGAACCGCCGCAGCTCTTGTTGCGGAAGCGGCTGAAGTGCGGTGACGCAGACGACATGGAGGAGGACAGCGAGGAGGAGGTGGCTCCACAAGTGGCTGACAGATTTTTCTACTCCCCGGCGGCGGTGCCGACGTCGATCGTGGTGTCGGATGCGATGGAACTGGACTTTCCGATCATATACGTCAACACCGTCTTTGAATTGTCCACTGGATTTCGCGCCGACGAAGTCCTTGGTCGCAACTG TCGCTTCCTGCAATTTAGAGATCCTCGTGCCAAGAGACGACACCCTTTGGTGGATCCAGTTGTTGTTTCTGAGATCAGAAGATGCCTTGAGGAAGGTGTTGAATTTCAAGGAGAGCTCCTTAACTTCAGGAAAGATGGTACTCCCTTAGTGAACAGGCTAAGGCTTATGCCAATTCATAGTGATGATGGTATGGTAACACATGTCATAGGTATCCAGATATTTTCTGAAGCAAAACTAGACCTAAATAATGTATCTTATCCAGTTTTCAAAGAAACCTGTCAGCAGCAAAGTGACTTGTCAGTTGAATCATTCCGAGTGGGTGGACATTTACAACGTATCCAGCGTCTGGAAGTATGTGGGCTTCTTCAGCTATCTGATGAAGTAATagctcaaaatattttgtcacgCTTGACGCCAAGGGATGTTGCATCAATTGGGTCTGTGTGCAGAAGGATTCGGCAATTAACTAAGAATGAGCATGTAAGGAAAATGGTGTGTCAAAATGCATGGGGAAGAGACGTCACAGGCGCACTAGAATTGATGACCAAAAAGTTAGGATGGGGACGTTTGGCTAGGGAACTCACAACACTAGAAGCAATTTGCTGGAAGAAATTGACTGTTGGAGGTGCGGTAGAGCCTTCACgttgcaattttagtgcatGTGCTGCAGGAAATCGACTGGTCTTGTTTGGAGGAGAAGGAGTCAATATGCAGCCGATGGATGACACATTTGTCCTTAATCTTGATGCAGCAAACCCAGAGTGGCGTAGGGTGAGTGTTAAATCGTCTCCTCCAGGGCGGTGGGGCCACACACTCTCATGCCTGAATGGTTCTTGGTTGGTGGTCTTTGGTGGCTGTGGGAGGCAAGGATTGCTCAATGATGTATTTGTCCTCGACTTGGATGCCAAGCAGCCAACATGGAAAGAAGTCTCAGGTGGAACTCCCCCATTGCCTCGATCTTGGCACAGTTCTTGTACACTGGAAGGCTCTAAGTTAGTTGTCTCAGGTGGCTGCACAGATGCAGGAGTGCTTCTCAGTGATACATTTTTGTTGGATCTGAACATGGAGAAACCCACGTGGAAAGAGATACCAACATCCTGGACTCCACCATCTAGATTAGGACACTCACTCTCTGTCTATGGACGGACAAAAATACTGATGTTTGGTGGCCTTGCAAAGACCGGTCACTTACAGTTGCGGTCAGGGGAGGCATATACCATTGATCTGGAGAATGAAAAGCCACAGTGGAGGCAGCTTGAATGCGGTGCATTGACAGGTGTCGGGAGTCAAAATGCTGTGGTTCCACCACCTAGACTCGATCATGTTGCTGTAACAATGCCTTGTGGGAGGATAATTGTCTTTGGTGGCTCAATAGCTGGTCTTCATTCTCCTTCACAGCTGTTTTTGTTGGATCCTAGTGAAGACAAACCATCATGGAGGACTCTTAATGTCCCAGGGCAGCCTCCAAAGTTTGCTTGGGGTCATAGTACTTGCATCGTTGGGGGAACCAGGGTTTTGGTCCTCGGGGGCCACACTGGGGAAGAATGGATTCTCAATGAATTGCATGAGTTGTGCATAGCAAGCAGGCAGGATTCTGATTCATGA
- the LOC105156191 gene encoding dynamin-related protein 1C: MATMESLIGLVNRIQRACTVLGDHGGEGMSLWEALPSVAVVGGQVLYTLILLLSFPRGSGIVTRRPLVLQLHKTEGQSEYAEFLHAPKKRFADFAAVRQEIADETDRITGKSKQISNIPIHLSIYSPNVVNLTLIDLPGLTKVAVEGQPESIVEDIEMMVRSYVEKPNCIILAISPANQDIATSDAIKLAREVDPSGERTFGVLTKLDLMDKGTNALDVLEGRAYRLLHPWVGIVNRSQADINKNVNMMYARQKEREYFESSPEYGHLAHKMGAEFLAKLLSQHLEKVIRQRIPSIIALINKTIDELNAELDRIGRPIGVDGGAQLYTILEMCRAFDRVFKEHLDGGRPGGDRIYGVFDHQLPAALKKLPFDRHLSQNNVRKVISEADGYQPHLIAPEQGYRRLIDGSLGYFKGPAEASVDAVHFILKELVRKSIAATEELKRFPTLQSDIAAAANEALERFRDESRKTVLRLVEMESSYLTVEFFRKINAESEKNQNATGTNASTPNADRYTDNHLRRIGTNVSAYINLVCDTMRNTIPKAVVHCQVREAKRSLLNHFYVQIGRREKEQLGKMLDEDPSLMAKRETLAKRLELYKSARDEIDSVAWK, encoded by the exons ATGGCCACGATGGAAAGCTTGATCGGCTTAGTGAACAGGATTCAGAGGGCATGCACCGTGTTGGGCGATCATGGCGGTGAAGGCATGTCCCTTTGGGAAGCCCTTCCCTCCGTCGCCGTCGTCGGTGGTCAGGTATTGTACACTCTCATTCTTCTACTctccttt CCTCGTGGATCCG GTATTGTGACAAGGAGGCCATTGGTGTTGCAACTCCATAAAACGGAGGGACAGTCTGAGTATGCAGAATTTCTACATGCACCAAAGAAGAGATTTGCTGACTTTG CTGCTGTACGCCAAGAGATAGCAGATGAGACAGACCGCATAACAGGGAAGAGCAAACAAATATCTAATATTCCAATCCACTTGAGCATTTATTCTCCTAATG TTGTAAACTTGACACTGATAGATCTTCCTGGGTTGACAAAGGTAGCTGTAG AGGGACAGCCAGAGTCTATTGTTGAAGATATTGAAATGATGGTCCGGTCTTATGTTGAAAAg CCGAATTGCATTATTTTGGCCATCTCTCCTGCTAATCAAGATATCGCAACTTCTGATGCTATAAAGCTTGCAAGGGAAGTTGATCCATCAG GTGAAAGGACATTTGGAGTGTTGACTAAACTTGATTTGATGGACAAAGGAACCAATGCACTTGAT GTACTTGAGGGTAGAGCATACAGGCTCCTCCATCCATGGGTTGGAATAGTGAACCGTTCACAAGCTGATATCAACAAGAATGTCAACATGATGTATGCTCGTCAGAAGGAGAGGGAATATTTTGAATCCAGTCCAGAGTATGGACATCTGGCTCATAAAATGGGTGCAGAGTTCCTGGCAAAACTTCTGTCTCAG CATTTGGAGAAGGTCATTAGGCAGCGCATTCCCAGCATTATTGccttaataaataaaacaattgaTGAGCTCAATGCAGAGTTGGACCGCATTGGTAGGCCCATTGGTGTTGATGGAGGG GCACAGTTGTACACAATTTTGGAAATGTGCCGCGCATTTGATCGTGTTTTTAAGGAACATTTGGATGGAGg GAGGCCAGGTGGAGATAGGATATATGGCGTCTTTGATCATCAATTACCGGCTGCTCTCAAGAAACTTCCATTTGATCGCCATCTCTCACAGAATAATGTTAGAAAAGTTATTTCAGAAGCAGATGGGTATCAGCCTCACTTGATTGCTCCTGAACAAGGATACAGAAGACTAATTGATGGATCACTTGGCTATTTCAAGGGGCCTGCTGAAGCTTCAGTTGATGCG GTACACTTCATTCTGAAAGAACTTGTGAGAAAGTCTATTGCAGCAACTGAG GAATTGAAACGATTTCCAACGCTCCAATCTGATATAGCAGCGGCTGCAAATGAGGCACTGGAGAGATTTCGTGATGAAAGTCGCAAGACAGTTTTGCGACTGGTGGAAATGGAGTCTTCTTACCTTACAGTAGAGTTTTTCAGGAAAATTAATGCAGAATCGGAGAAAAACCAAAATGCAACGGGTACAAATGCATCGACTCCAAATGCAGACCGCTACACTGACAATCACTTAAGGAGGATCG GTACAAATGTATCAGCCTACATTAATTTGGTCTGTGATACAATGAGGAATACTATTCCGAAGGCTGTCGTTCATTGTCAAGTTCGAGAAGCTAAACGATCACTGCTAAACCATTTCTATGTTCAAATTGGAAGGAGGGAG AAGGAGCAGCTTGGTAAAATGTTAGATGAAGATCCATCACTGATGGCAAAAAGGGAGACCTTAGCCAAGAGGCTTGAACTGTACAAGTCAGCACGTGATGAAATCGACTCAGTTGCATGGAAGTGA
- the LOC105156318 gene encoding uncharacterized protein LOC105156318 translates to MLKHLPKWTSNPLTFLLPTPFLSCSPSGHAAVACCPPSVGRLQFKLERASRTPSRARRRVIYDEEEEEEDEEYGYNEEIAMLEMYTQSMKDEILLVQTWVDEEQVEVLIFKGFSSCLSYKTSADPSRSVVPSKAVIRSIDRIKGPFDPSNIHYIEKGLTFDAFKTRFHRPN, encoded by the exons ATGTTAAAGCACTTGCCAAAATGGACTTCAAATCCCTTAACGTTCCTTCTTCCCACCCCATTTCTTTCTTGCAGCCCATCGGGCCATGCCGCCGTCGCCTGTTGTCCTCCGTCCGTCGGCCGTCTACAGTTCAAGCTTGAACGAGCCTCTCGAACGCCTAGTCGTGCTAGACGGAGAGTGATATAcgatgaggaggaggaggaggaggatgaAGAGTATGGGTACAATGAAGAGATAGCAATGCTGGAAATGTATACTCAATCCATGAAAGATGAGATTCTTTTGGTACAGACTTGGGTGGATGAGGAACAAGTTGAAGTTCTCATCTTCAAG GGATTTTCATCGTGCCTGAGTTACAAGACATCTGCAGACCCATCAAGAAGTGTGGTTCCAAGCAAGGCAGTAATCAGGAGCATAGACAGAATTAAGGGCCCTTTTGATCCGTCCAATATTCACTACATTGAGAAAGGACTCACGTTTGATGCATTCAAGACCCGATTCCACCGCCCAAACTAA
- the LOC105156190 gene encoding adagio protein 3 isoform X2, whose product MGMEESDEEPPQLLLRKRLKCGDADDMEEDSEEEVAPQVADRFFYSPAAVPTSIVVSDAMELDFPIIYVNTVFELSTGFRADEVLGRNCRFLQFRDPRAKRRHPLVDPVVVSEIRRCLEEGVEFQGELLNFRKDGTPLVNRLRLMPIHSDDVFKETCQQQSDLSVESFRVGGHLQRIQRLEVCGLLQLSDEVIAQNILSRLTPRDVASIGSVCRRIRQLTKNEHVRKMVCQNAWGRDVTGALELMTKKLGWGRLARELTTLEAICWKKLTVGGAVEPSRCNFSACAAGNRLVLFGGEGVNMQPMDDTFVLNLDAANPEWRRVSVKSSPPGRWGHTLSCLNGSWLVVFGGCGRQGLLNDVFVLDLDAKQPTWKEVSGGTPPLPRSWHSSCTLEGSKLVVSGGCTDAGVLLSDTFLLDLNMEKPTWKEIPTSWTPPSRLGHSLSVYGRTKILMFGGLAKTGHLQLRSGEAYTIDLENEKPQWRQLECGALTGVGSQNAVVPPPRLDHVAVTMPCGRIIVFGGSIAGLHSPSQLFLLDPSEDKPSWRTLNVPGQPPKFAWGHSTCIVGGTRVLVLGGHTGEEWILNELHELCIASRQDSDS is encoded by the exons ATGGGAATGGAAGAAAGCGATGAAGAACCGCCGCAGCTCTTGTTGCGGAAGCGGCTGAAGTGCGGTGACGCAGACGACATGGAGGAGGACAGCGAGGAGGAGGTGGCTCCACAAGTGGCTGACAGATTTTTCTACTCCCCGGCGGCGGTGCCGACGTCGATCGTGGTGTCGGATGCGATGGAACTGGACTTTCCGATCATATACGTCAACACCGTCTTTGAATTGTCCACTGGATTTCGCGCCGACGAAGTCCTTGGTCGCAACTG TCGCTTCCTGCAATTTAGAGATCCTCGTGCCAAGAGACGACACCCTTTGGTGGATCCAGTTGTTGTTTCTGAGATCAGAAGATGCCTTGAGGAAGGTGTTGAATTTCAAGGAGAGCTCCTTAACTTCAGGAAAGATGGTACTCCCTTAGTGAACAGGCTAAGGCTTATGCCAATTCATAGTGATGATG TTTTCAAAGAAACCTGTCAGCAGCAAAGTGACTTGTCAGTTGAATCATTCCGAGTGGGTGGACATTTACAACGTATCCAGCGTCTGGAAGTATGTGGGCTTCTTCAGCTATCTGATGAAGTAATagctcaaaatattttgtcacgCTTGACGCCAAGGGATGTTGCATCAATTGGGTCTGTGTGCAGAAGGATTCGGCAATTAACTAAGAATGAGCATGTAAGGAAAATGGTGTGTCAAAATGCATGGGGAAGAGACGTCACAGGCGCACTAGAATTGATGACCAAAAAGTTAGGATGGGGACGTTTGGCTAGGGAACTCACAACACTAGAAGCAATTTGCTGGAAGAAATTGACTGTTGGAGGTGCGGTAGAGCCTTCACgttgcaattttagtgcatGTGCTGCAGGAAATCGACTGGTCTTGTTTGGAGGAGAAGGAGTCAATATGCAGCCGATGGATGACACATTTGTCCTTAATCTTGATGCAGCAAACCCAGAGTGGCGTAGGGTGAGTGTTAAATCGTCTCCTCCAGGGCGGTGGGGCCACACACTCTCATGCCTGAATGGTTCTTGGTTGGTGGTCTTTGGTGGCTGTGGGAGGCAAGGATTGCTCAATGATGTATTTGTCCTCGACTTGGATGCCAAGCAGCCAACATGGAAAGAAGTCTCAGGTGGAACTCCCCCATTGCCTCGATCTTGGCACAGTTCTTGTACACTGGAAGGCTCTAAGTTAGTTGTCTCAGGTGGCTGCACAGATGCAGGAGTGCTTCTCAGTGATACATTTTTGTTGGATCTGAACATGGAGAAACCCACGTGGAAAGAGATACCAACATCCTGGACTCCACCATCTAGATTAGGACACTCACTCTCTGTCTATGGACGGACAAAAATACTGATGTTTGGTGGCCTTGCAAAGACCGGTCACTTACAGTTGCGGTCAGGGGAGGCATATACCATTGATCTGGAGAATGAAAAGCCACAGTGGAGGCAGCTTGAATGCGGTGCATTGACAGGTGTCGGGAGTCAAAATGCTGTGGTTCCACCACCTAGACTCGATCATGTTGCTGTAACAATGCCTTGTGGGAGGATAATTGTCTTTGGTGGCTCAATAGCTGGTCTTCATTCTCCTTCACAGCTGTTTTTGTTGGATCCTAGTGAAGACAAACCATCATGGAGGACTCTTAATGTCCCAGGGCAGCCTCCAAAGTTTGCTTGGGGTCATAGTACTTGCATCGTTGGGGGAACCAGGGTTTTGGTCCTCGGGGGCCACACTGGGGAAGAATGGATTCTCAATGAATTGCATGAGTTGTGCATAGCAAGCAGGCAGGATTCTGATTCATGA